One Cellulosimicrobium protaetiae genomic region harbors:
- a CDS encoding GNAT family N-acetyltransferase, translated as MTHKITRGWTVTKPWPVTLRDDTLGGSIVLRPLRRRDAQAWMRLRAHNADWLERWEGTSPRPGSGGGPPTFAEYVRVLSAQARAGSSLPFAVELDGELVGQLTVSSITYGSLCGASIGYWVSEHVAGRGVIPTSVAMATDYCFAVLGLHRIEINIRPENGPSLRVVEKLGLRDEGVRERYLHIQGAWRDHRTFAITSEEVPDGLLARWQATRRESI; from the coding sequence ATGACGCACAAGATCACGCGCGGCTGGACCGTCACCAAGCCGTGGCCCGTGACGCTGCGGGACGACACCCTGGGTGGGTCGATCGTCCTGCGCCCGCTGCGCCGTCGGGACGCGCAGGCATGGATGCGCCTGCGCGCGCACAACGCGGACTGGCTCGAACGCTGGGAGGGCACGTCGCCGCGCCCGGGCAGCGGGGGAGGGCCGCCGACGTTCGCCGAGTACGTCCGCGTCCTGTCCGCCCAGGCGCGCGCCGGGTCGTCGCTGCCGTTCGCCGTCGAGCTGGACGGCGAGCTCGTCGGCCAGCTCACGGTCTCCTCGATCACGTACGGCTCGCTGTGCGGCGCGAGCATCGGGTACTGGGTGAGCGAGCACGTCGCGGGCCGCGGGGTCATCCCCACCTCCGTGGCCATGGCGACGGACTACTGCTTCGCGGTCCTCGGGCTGCACCGGATCGAGATCAACATCCGCCCGGAGAACGGCCCGAGCCTGCGCGTCGTGGAGAAGCTGGGCCTGCGCGACGAGGGCGTGCGCGAGCGGTACCTGCACATCCAGGGTGCGTGGCGCGACCACCGCACGTTCGCGATCACGAGCGAGGAGGTGCCCGACGGGCTCCTCGCTCGCTGGCAGGCGACCCGCCGCGAGAGCATCTGA
- a CDS encoding formylglycine-generating enzyme family protein yields MALTELVRVPGGTFRMGSDRHYPEEGPAHDREVEPFLLERHAVTNAQYAAFVADTGYVTVAERALDPADFPGADPADLVPGGLVFTPTAGPVDLRDWRQWWRWQPGASWRSPQGPGSEVDDRPDHPVVLVAFEDASAYAAWAGRRLPTEAEWERAARGGLEGAEFAWGDEFAPGGRPMANTWRGRFPYLNEGWGGTSPVGSYAPNAYGQVDMVGNTWEWTVDTFTPRHVVPGACGPDAGARPNLLAPTTSPQVLRVTKGGSHLCAPEYCRRYRPAARSPQSDDSATTHLGFRCAADIA; encoded by the coding sequence GTGGCGCTCACCGAGCTCGTCCGCGTCCCCGGCGGGACGTTCCGCATGGGTTCCGACCGGCACTACCCCGAGGAAGGGCCGGCGCACGACCGGGAGGTCGAGCCGTTCCTGCTGGAGCGGCACGCGGTGACGAACGCGCAGTACGCGGCGTTCGTCGCGGACACCGGCTACGTGACCGTCGCGGAGCGCGCGCTCGACCCGGCCGACTTCCCCGGGGCCGACCCGGCGGACCTCGTGCCCGGGGGTCTCGTGTTCACCCCGACGGCGGGGCCGGTCGACCTGCGCGACTGGCGGCAGTGGTGGCGTTGGCAGCCTGGGGCGTCGTGGCGCTCGCCGCAGGGGCCGGGGTCCGAGGTCGACGACCGCCCGGACCACCCGGTGGTGCTCGTCGCGTTCGAGGACGCGTCGGCGTACGCGGCGTGGGCGGGGCGGCGGCTGCCGACGGAGGCCGAGTGGGAGCGTGCGGCCCGCGGCGGGCTGGAGGGCGCCGAGTTCGCCTGGGGCGACGAGTTCGCGCCGGGCGGACGCCCGATGGCGAACACGTGGCGGGGCCGGTTCCCCTACCTGAACGAGGGCTGGGGCGGCACGTCGCCCGTCGGCTCCTACGCACCGAACGCGTACGGGCAGGTGGACATGGTCGGGAACACGTGGGAGTGGACCGTCGACACGTTCACGCCCCGCCACGTCGTCCCGGGGGCGTGCGGCCCGGACGCCGGTGCGCGGCCGAACCTGCTCGCCCCGACGACGTCGCCACAGGTCCTGCGGGTCACCAAGGGCGGGTCGCACCTCTGCGCGCCCGAGTACTGCCGCCGCTACCGGCCGGCGGCGCGCTCGCCGCAGTCGGACGACAGCGCGACGACGCACCTCGGCTTCCGTTGCGCCGCCGACATCGCCTGA
- a CDS encoding GH36-type glycosyl hydrolase domain-containing protein, with the protein MRYGHFDTAHDEYVVERPDVPVSWTNYLGSKNLCTVLSHTGGGYSYYKSSQYGRITRFRQNGVPVDRPGHYVYLRDDADGDFWSVSWQPVGKPFVGPGEELDPAGGAGRWTTRHGLGYSTFRAEYKGVDAEQTVFIPVDDDVEVWDVRLTNTTDEVRELTVGSYVEFSFHTITIDNQNLQMSLYASGSSYEDGIIEYDFYYEPWTYHFFASSETPSSYDSLRDNFIGPYRSEANPIAIERGHGSNESATTQNHCGSLQHKITLAPGETKRLVYMLGYGSRDAAGRAMQAKYSDVATVDAERARLRAFWRTKQDKLRIRTPHEGMNTMINAWTLLQAETCVQWSRFASFVEVGGRAGLGYRDTAQDVMSVIHSNPTKTRQRIVELLRAQTAAGYGLHLFDPKAFDPDAEKLPDVPSPTIVPTVDPKDLIHGLEDTCSDDHLWLVPSVVEYVKETGDRSFLDLEIPFAEGTPATVYDHLVKALEFSAEQVGQNGVALGLRADWNDCLNLGGGETSLVTFLHAWAIGAFLEIAEPLAAAGDERAEADVARFTAERERIAKVADAQLWDGRWWIRGYTRDGVKIGSAENEEGKIFLEHQAWPVIAGITSQERGEASMDSVRELLGSEYGNHLNWPAFTKVDDTVGFVTRVYPGIKENAAIFSHPNAWPIIAEAMLGRGDEAVQFYDAILPYHQNDNIEVRGAEPYAYVQFLYGRDHEWFGKAQNPWLTGTAGWMYTAVTKYVLGVRLALDGLVVDPSIPKDWDGFEVRREWRGAVYDIEVRNPDHVSKGVRSVTVDGVEHDPTTPIPALPEGTEAKVVVTLG; encoded by the coding sequence ATGCGCTACGGCCACTTCGACACCGCGCACGACGAGTACGTCGTCGAGCGTCCCGACGTCCCCGTCTCGTGGACGAACTACCTGGGCAGCAAGAACCTGTGCACGGTCCTGTCGCACACGGGTGGCGGCTACTCGTACTACAAGAGCTCGCAGTACGGCCGGATCACGCGATTCCGGCAGAACGGCGTGCCGGTGGACCGCCCCGGGCACTACGTCTACCTGCGCGACGACGCCGACGGCGACTTCTGGTCGGTCTCGTGGCAGCCGGTCGGCAAGCCCTTCGTCGGGCCGGGCGAGGAGCTCGACCCCGCGGGCGGCGCGGGCCGCTGGACGACGCGTCACGGGCTCGGCTACTCGACGTTCCGTGCCGAGTACAAGGGCGTGGACGCGGAGCAGACCGTCTTCATCCCCGTGGACGACGACGTCGAGGTCTGGGACGTGCGCCTGACCAACACGACGGACGAGGTGCGTGAGCTCACGGTCGGGTCGTACGTGGAGTTCAGCTTCCACACGATCACGATCGACAACCAGAACCTGCAGATGTCGCTCTACGCGTCCGGCTCCTCCTACGAGGACGGGATCATCGAGTACGACTTCTACTACGAGCCGTGGACGTACCACTTCTTCGCGTCCAGCGAGACGCCGTCGTCGTACGACTCGCTGCGCGACAACTTCATCGGCCCGTACCGCTCCGAGGCGAACCCGATCGCGATCGAGCGCGGGCACGGTTCGAACGAGTCCGCGACGACGCAGAACCACTGCGGCTCGCTCCAGCACAAGATCACGCTCGCACCGGGCGAGACCAAGCGCCTCGTCTACATGCTCGGCTACGGCTCGCGCGACGCTGCGGGGCGCGCGATGCAGGCGAAGTACTCCGACGTCGCGACGGTCGACGCCGAGCGCGCCCGGCTCCGCGCGTTCTGGCGCACCAAGCAGGACAAGCTGCGGATCCGCACGCCCCACGAGGGCATGAACACGATGATCAACGCGTGGACCCTCCTCCAGGCGGAGACGTGCGTGCAGTGGTCGCGCTTCGCGTCGTTCGTCGAGGTCGGTGGGCGGGCGGGGCTCGGCTACCGCGACACGGCGCAGGACGTCATGAGCGTCATCCACTCGAACCCGACGAAGACGCGCCAGCGCATCGTCGAGCTCCTGCGGGCGCAGACCGCGGCCGGGTACGGCCTGCACCTGTTCGACCCGAAGGCGTTCGACCCGGACGCCGAGAAGCTGCCCGACGTCCCGTCGCCGACGATCGTGCCCACGGTCGACCCGAAGGACCTCATCCACGGGCTCGAGGACACGTGCTCGGACGACCACCTGTGGCTCGTGCCGTCGGTCGTCGAGTACGTCAAGGAGACGGGGGACCGCTCGTTCCTCGACCTGGAGATCCCGTTCGCCGAGGGCACGCCCGCGACGGTCTACGACCACCTCGTCAAGGCGCTCGAGTTCTCCGCCGAGCAGGTCGGCCAGAACGGCGTCGCGCTCGGGCTGCGCGCCGACTGGAACGACTGCCTCAACCTCGGTGGCGGCGAGACGTCGCTCGTGACGTTCCTGCACGCGTGGGCGATCGGCGCGTTCCTCGAGATCGCGGAGCCGCTCGCGGCCGCGGGCGACGAGCGGGCCGAGGCCGACGTCGCGCGCTTCACGGCGGAGCGCGAGCGCATCGCGAAGGTCGCGGACGCCCAGCTCTGGGACGGCCGCTGGTGGATCCGCGGGTACACGCGCGACGGCGTGAAGATCGGCTCGGCCGAGAACGAGGAGGGCAAGATCTTCCTCGAGCACCAGGCGTGGCCGGTCATCGCGGGCATCACGAGCCAGGAGCGCGGCGAGGCGTCGATGGACTCCGTGCGCGAGCTGCTCGGCTCCGAGTACGGCAACCACCTCAACTGGCCCGCGTTCACGAAGGTCGACGACACCGTCGGGTTCGTCACGCGTGTCTACCCGGGCATCAAGGAGAACGCCGCGATCTTCTCGCACCCCAACGCGTGGCCGATCATCGCCGAGGCGATGCTCGGGCGCGGCGACGAGGCGGTCCAGTTCTACGACGCGATCCTGCCGTACCACCAGAACGACAACATCGAGGTCCGTGGCGCCGAGCCGTACGCGTACGTCCAGTTCCTCTACGGCCGCGACCACGAGTGGTTCGGCAAGGCCCAGAACCCGTGGCTCACGGGCACGGCCGGCTGGATGTACACCGCCGTGACGAAGTACGTCCTCGGCGTGCGTCTCGCGCTCGACGGCCTCGTCGTCGATCCGTCGATCCCGAAGGACTGGGACGGGTTCGAGGTGCGCCGCGAGTGGCGTGGCGCCGTCTACGACATCGAGGTCCGCAACCCCGACCACGTGTCGAAGGGCGTGCGCTCGGTGACGGTCGACGGCGTCGAGCACGACCCGACGACCCCGATCCCGGCGCTGCCGGAGGGCACCGAGGCGAAGGTCGTCGTGACCCTCGGCTGA
- a CDS encoding DUF4190 domain-containing protein yields the protein MSTPDQPDQNPQPGATPSGPPAYGAPQPGQPQQPPQAPQYGAPQAPQYGAPQAPQYNAPQGGTPGYSAPAQDPGKTMGIVGLVLSFLGCLSIVGLILSIVAFNKSKKAGYKNNLALAGIIVGAIVLVISIVVGIILGIGTAALVEKCSELGPGTHFEDGVTYTCS from the coding sequence ATGTCGACCCCCGACCAGCCCGACCAGAACCCGCAGCCCGGCGCGACGCCGTCGGGCCCGCCCGCGTACGGCGCGCCGCAGCCCGGCCAGCCCCAGCAGCCGCCGCAGGCCCCGCAGTACGGCGCCCCGCAGGCACCCCAGTACGGCGCGCCGCAGGCACCGCAGTACAACGCCCCGCAGGGCGGCACGCCCGGGTACTCCGCCCCGGCGCAGGACCCCGGCAAGACCATGGGCATCGTCGGCCTCGTGCTGTCGTTCCTCGGCTGCCTGTCGATCGTCGGCCTGATCCTCAGCATCGTGGCCTTCAACAAGTCGAAGAAGGCCGGCTACAAGAACAACCTCGCCCTCGCCGGCATCATCGTCGGTGCGATCGTGCTCGTCATCTCGATCGTGGTCGGCATCATCCTGGGCATCGGGACGGCCGCGCTCGTCGAGAAGTGCTCCGAGCTCGGCCCGGGCACGCACTTCGAGGACGGCGTCACCTACACCTGCTCCTGA